In Halothermothrix orenii H 168, the sequence TACTTTTCTAAGAGGGTTATGGATTATCATAACCAATTAGGGTGGAACCGCGGTCCTTCTCCGTCTCTATAGTAGATGGAAAAGGGTTTTTTTTATTGTTTATAATTTATATTAAGGGACTTAGCAGTTGCATGTTTAAATAAAAAGAAAAGGGGGATGACAGAATGGAGAAAATTAAAGTAACATTACCAGATGGTTCAGTAAGAGAATATGACCCGGGTGTTACTATTGAAGAAGTTGCTTACAGTATAGGTAAGGGATTGGGCCGGGCTGCTGTTGCCGGTAACGTTGATGATAAACTGGTGGATCTGGATACAACATTAGTAAATGATGCCCGTATTTCTATTGTTACTATTGACTCTGAAGAGGGTCTGGATATTTACCGGCATACTACTGCTCATATCCTGGCCCAGGCTGTAAAGAGGTTGTATAAGAACGTAAAACTGGGTATAGGGCCAACTATCGAAAACGGATTTTATTATGATTTTGATGTTGAAGAAAGTTTTTCACCATCAGATCTGGAAAAAATTGAAAAGGAAATGGAAAAGATTATTAAAGAAGATTTGCCCATTAAAAAAGAAATGGTTTCCAGAGATGAAGCCCTTAAATTAATGAAAGAGAAGGGAGAAATTTATAAAGTTGAATTAATTGAAGAACTGGAAGATGATTATGTCAGTTTATACCACCAGGGTGAATTTATCGACCTTTGCCGTGGTCCCCATTTACCATCAACCGGTAAAGTTAAGGCCTTTAAACTTCTCAATGCTGCCGGGGCTTACTGGCGTGGTGATGAAAATAATAAGATGTTACAGCGTATTTACGGAACCGCTTTTCAGAAGAAAAAACAGCTTGAAGAACACCTGAAAATGCTAGAAGAAGCCAAAAAACGTGACCATAATAAATTAGGGCGGGAACTGGATCTTTTCATGACAGAGGAATCAATTGGCCAGGGTTTACCCCTGTTAAAACCAAAAGGAGCCAAGGTGGTTCAGATTTTGCAGCGGTTTGTTGAAGATGAAGAGGAGAAAAGGGGTTATCAGTTGACCAAAACTCCATATATGGCCAAAAGTGATCTTTACAAGATATCAGGCCACTGGGACCATTACAAAGAAGATATGTTTATCCTCGGTGATGAAGAAAAAGATGATGAAGTACTGGCCCTGCGTCCGATGACCTGCCCCTTCCAGTTTATGATATATAATTCAAAACTGAGGAGTTATCGTGACCTGCCCCTGAGGTATTCTGAAACCTCAACCCTGTTCAGGAATGAGGCCTCAGGAGAAATGCATGGTTTGATTAGAGTGCGTCAGTTTACAATTTCGGAAGGCCATATCATCTGTACTCCAGAACAGTTAGAAGAGGAGTTCAGGGGTGTAGTTAATCTTATTAATTATATGATGGAGACTCTGGGAATTGAAGATGATATCTGGTACCGCTTTTCTAAGTGGGACCCCGATAATAGAGAAAAATATATAGATAATCCCACTGCCTGGGAAGAATCACAGGATAAGATGAAGAACATTTTAGATAAACTAAATATAGATTATGTTGAGGCTGAAGGAGAGGCAGCGTTTTATGGACCAAAACTTGATATTCAGTTCCGGAATGTACACGGAAAAGAAGATACTATAATTACCGTTCAGATAGATTTCGCCCTGCCAGAAAGATTTGATATGACCTACATTGATAAGGATAACAAAAAGAAACGCCCCTATGTTATTCACCGGACTTCAGTCGGTTGTTATGAAAGAACACTGGCCATGTTGATTGAGAAATATGCCGGTGCTTTTCCAACATGGCTTGCCCCTGTTCAGGTTGAAATAATTCCTGTTTCCGATGATCAGGTAGATTATGCTTATGAGGTCAAGGGAATTCTTAAGGAAGCAGGTATCAGGGTCGAGGTAGATGATACCAATGAAAAACTGGGGTATAAAATACGCCAGGCCCAGATGGAAAAAATACCCTATATGTTAATTGTCGGGAACAGAGAAGTTGAAAATAGAACTGTTTCGGTTCGTGATAGAAAGGAAGGAGATCTCGGGGCAATAAGTATTAAAGAATTTAAGGAGAAAATAGTCAGGGAGGTTGAAGAAAAGAGTCATTAAGGATTTATTGATTTTTTAGTCGCAAACCGGGTGATGATTTGCATTTCACTGTCCTTTCAGTTCTTACAGAAGCCTTGGCTGGCAGTAAATCATCAGGGCTGTGATACCCGATGGAATGGAAGAAAATTTTATAGAAAAGAAATATGGATAAAACCGTTGACTAACAGATTAACGTGTGTTATACTAATACAGAAAATAAAGTAGAAGCACACCTGCTTCTCACCAGTAATCCCCGGGATTATTGGTTAATAGTTAGTATTTGAGGTGGAGTTATTTATTAAACTCAACCCGACTGGCTATGTACTTAAAGCAGGTGGTTTCTACCATCTGCTTTATTTTTATGTTTTGTTTTAAAATTATTAGGGGGTGCATAGAAAATCAATACAGATTTAAGGGTCAATGACCAGATTAGGGCTAGAAAAGTTAGAGTAATTAACCCAGATGGAGAACAAATAGGTATTAAACCAATCCAGGAGGCACTGAGAATTTCCCAGGATAAGGGACTGGATTTAGTGGAAGTAGCTCCTCAGGCCAGACCACCTGTATGTAAAATCATGGACTATGGGAAGTATAAATATGAACAGGCCAAAAAAGCCAAAGAAGCTAAAAAGAAACAAAATGTAATGAATGTTA encodes:
- the thrS gene encoding threonine--tRNA ligase yields the protein MEKIKVTLPDGSVREYDPGVTIEEVAYSIGKGLGRAAVAGNVDDKLVDLDTTLVNDARISIVTIDSEEGLDIYRHTTAHILAQAVKRLYKNVKLGIGPTIENGFYYDFDVEESFSPSDLEKIEKEMEKIIKEDLPIKKEMVSRDEALKLMKEKGEIYKVELIEELEDDYVSLYHQGEFIDLCRGPHLPSTGKVKAFKLLNAAGAYWRGDENNKMLQRIYGTAFQKKKQLEEHLKMLEEAKKRDHNKLGRELDLFMTEESIGQGLPLLKPKGAKVVQILQRFVEDEEEKRGYQLTKTPYMAKSDLYKISGHWDHYKEDMFILGDEEKDDEVLALRPMTCPFQFMIYNSKLRSYRDLPLRYSETSTLFRNEASGEMHGLIRVRQFTISEGHIICTPEQLEEEFRGVVNLINYMMETLGIEDDIWYRFSKWDPDNREKYIDNPTAWEESQDKMKNILDKLNIDYVEAEGEAAFYGPKLDIQFRNVHGKEDTIITVQIDFALPERFDMTYIDKDNKKKRPYVIHRTSVGCYERTLAMLIEKYAGAFPTWLAPVQVEIIPVSDDQVDYAYEVKGILKEAGIRVEVDDTNEKLGYKIRQAQMEKIPYMLIVGNREVENRTVSVRDRKEGDLGAISIKEFKEKIVREVEEKSH